One window of Candidatus Methylocalor cossyra genomic DNA carries:
- a CDS encoding ATP phosphoribosyltransferase regulatory subunit, with protein sequence MVSEDRWLLPEGIEEILPDEAAHLEQLRTRVLALFAGWGYRLVIPPMIEFLESLLVGTGHDLDLQTFKLIDQVSGRLMGLRADMTPQVARIDARTAQGARPARFCYLGTVLHSRSDHLDPSRSPLQVGAELYGHGGPASDLEVIRLMLEMLAVAGILDVHLDLGHVGIYRGLARQAGLNSEQEAELFEILQRKDRSGLEDFLRGTAMPAAVADNLAALLELNGPDGVLEVARARLSAGGPRVRAALEELEALAGQLARLFPALPINFDLAELRGYHYQTGIVFAAFVPTHGREIARGGRYDDIGKVFGQARPATGFSADLKVLARLGCADAPTEHAAAIFAPALDDPDLHETVRRLRGAGHVVIQELPGQSGGAAEMGCALRLERQGQTWQLSKVGD encoded by the coding sequence ATGGTAAGTGAGGACCGCTGGCTATTACCCGAAGGGATCGAGGAGATCCTTCCCGACGAGGCGGCGCACTTGGAACAGTTGCGCACTCGGGTGTTGGCCTTGTTCGCCGGGTGGGGTTATCGGCTGGTCATCCCGCCGATGATTGAGTTTCTCGAGTCCCTGTTGGTGGGCACCGGGCACGACCTCGATCTCCAGACGTTCAAGCTGATCGATCAGGTCAGCGGGCGCCTCATGGGCCTGCGCGCCGACATGACTCCACAGGTGGCTCGCATCGATGCCCGCACCGCGCAAGGTGCTCGGCCTGCGCGGTTTTGTTACCTCGGGACGGTGCTGCATAGCCGATCGGATCACCTCGACCCATCGCGTAGCCCGTTGCAGGTGGGCGCCGAGCTGTACGGCCACGGGGGTCCCGCCAGTGATCTGGAAGTCATTCGCCTCATGCTGGAGATGCTGGCGGTGGCCGGGATCTTGGATGTGCACCTGGATCTCGGGCACGTGGGTATCTATCGGGGACTGGCCCGGCAGGCCGGGCTGAATTCCGAACAGGAGGCCGAGCTGTTCGAGATCCTGCAGCGTAAGGACCGCAGCGGGCTGGAGGACTTCCTGCGCGGTACGGCCATGCCGGCGGCGGTGGCCGACAACTTGGCGGCACTGTTGGAGCTGAACGGCCCGGACGGCGTGCTGGAGGTGGCGCGCGCGCGGCTTTCGGCCGGAGGTCCGCGGGTGCGCGCCGCGCTGGAGGAGCTCGAAGCGTTGGCGGGGCAGCTCGCGCGGCTATTCCCGGCCCTTCCCATCAATTTCGACCTGGCGGAGCTGCGCGGCTATCACTACCAAACCGGCATCGTCTTCGCTGCCTTCGTCCCCACCCATGGCCGGGAGATCGCGCGCGGCGGCCGCTATGACGACATCGGCAAGGTGTTCGGTCAAGCCCGGCCGGCGACGGGTTTCAGCGCCGATTTGAAGGTGCTCGCGCGGCTGGGTTGCGCCGATGCCCCGACCGAGCACGCGGCGGCGATTTTTGCGCCAGCGCTGGACGATCCCGACCTGCACGAGACCGTCCGCCGCCTGCGCGGGGCGGGGCACGTGGTGATCCAGGAATTGCCCGGCCAGTCGGGGGGAGCGGCGGAGATGGGGTGTGCCCTTAGGCTGGAGAGGCAGGGCCAAACATGGCAGCTCTCCAAGGTCGGCGATTGA
- the hfq gene encoding RNA chaperone Hfq yields MSKGQNLQDPFLNALRKEHVPVSIYLVNGIKLQGKVDSFDQYVIILKNTVSQMVYKHAISTIVPARQVKLPHGQEETEEET; encoded by the coding sequence ATGTCAAAAGGGCAAAACTTGCAAGATCCTTTTTTGAATGCTTTGCGGAAAGAACATGTACCGGTATCGATTTATTTGGTAAATGGGATCAAATTGCAGGGCAAAGTGGATTCTTTCGATCAGTACGTGATCATTTTGAAGAATACCGTAAGCCAAATGGTTTATAAGCATGCCATTTCCACGATTGTACCGGCGCGCCAGGTGAAACTACCCCACGGACAGGAAGAGACGGAAGAGGAAACTTAG
- a CDS encoding adenylosuccinate synthase, whose protein sequence is MGKNVVVIGTQWGDEGKGKLVDLLTERADGVVRFQGGHNAGHTLVIGGQKTVLHLIPSGILHQRIRCYIGNGVVLAPEALLDEIALLERAGVSVRERLTISEACALILPSHVALDLAREKSRGDRAIGTTGRGIGPAYEDKVARRGLRAGDLLHPQLFADRFRELIEFHNFLLTRYYGVVGVDPERSLDQFLALGERLTPMLGDVAGILHQCRAQGQNLLFEGAQGAMLDIDQGTYPYVTSSTTTAGGAAAGSGMGLLEFDYVLGITKAYSTRVGNGPFPTELSDERGQHLSARGVEFGATTGRARRCGWFDAVLMRRSARLNSLSGLCLTKLDVLDGLDPLGICTAYRYRGEIIDTVPIGAENYAHCQPIIEELPGWTQSTAGLTRYGDLPSPARRYVDRIQELVGVPVEILSTGPERNETIVLRHPFD, encoded by the coding sequence ATGGGAAAGAACGTCGTAGTCATCGGTACCCAGTGGGGCGACGAGGGCAAGGGTAAGCTGGTAGATCTCTTGACCGAACGCGCCGACGGTGTGGTGCGTTTTCAAGGCGGGCACAATGCCGGGCATACCTTGGTCATCGGGGGCCAGAAAACGGTTCTGCACCTGATTCCCTCGGGCATCCTGCACCAAAGGATTCGCTGCTATATCGGCAACGGCGTGGTGCTAGCACCCGAGGCGCTGCTGGATGAAATCGCACTGCTCGAACGGGCCGGCGTGTCCGTGCGGGAGCGGCTGACCATCAGCGAGGCCTGCGCCCTCATCCTGCCTTCCCACGTGGCGCTGGATTTGGCCCGCGAGAAGTCGCGGGGCGACAGGGCAATCGGCACCACCGGGCGCGGCATCGGTCCGGCGTATGAGGACAAGGTGGCACGGCGCGGGTTGCGGGCGGGCGACCTGCTTCATCCGCAGCTATTCGCCGACAGGTTTCGGGAATTGATCGAATTCCACAATTTTTTGCTCACTCGCTACTACGGTGTAGTGGGGGTCGACCCGGAACGCAGCTTGGATCAGTTTCTCGCCCTCGGGGAACGCCTCACGCCCATGCTCGGGGACGTGGCTGGCATACTTCACCAGTGCCGGGCTCAGGGGCAAAACCTGCTGTTCGAGGGAGCGCAGGGTGCGATGTTGGACATCGACCAGGGCACCTATCCCTATGTCACCTCGTCCACCACCACTGCCGGAGGGGCGGCGGCCGGAAGCGGCATGGGGCTATTGGAGTTCGATTATGTGCTCGGGATCACCAAGGCTTATTCCACCCGGGTGGGCAATGGCCCCTTTCCGACCGAACTTTCCGATGAGCGGGGTCAGCACCTTTCCGCCCGGGGGGTGGAATTCGGCGCCACCACGGGCCGGGCGCGGCGCTGCGGCTGGTTCGATGCCGTTCTGATGCGCCGCTCGGCCAGACTCAACAGCCTCTCGGGTCTGTGCTTGACCAAGTTGGACGTGCTCGACGGCTTGGACCCGCTCGGGATCTGTACGGCTTATCGGTACCGCGGCGAGATCATCGACACCGTTCCCATCGGCGCGGAAAACTACGCCCACTGCCAGCCGATCATCGAGGAACTGCCGGGCTGGACGCAATCCACCGCCGGCCTCACCCGCTACGGCGATTTGCCGAGCCCTGCCCGGCGCTATGTGGACCGGATTCAGGAGCTAGTCGGGGTGCCGGTCGAGATTCTTTCGACAGGTCCGGAGCGAAACGAAACCATCGTGCTCCGGCACCCTTTCGATTGA
- the rnr gene encoding ribonuclease R — protein sequence MAKEYKLKDPFAEREAEKYARPIPSRELILQVMKEHAVPLKLEELADLLGVDEEEDRESLRRRLNAMERDGQLLKNRRDRYCIVNQTDLIAGRVIGHADGFGFLRPDEGGEDLYLSSREMRALMHDDRALVCVRGIDRRGRREGGLVQVLERNTHRLVGRLYQERGISFVVPDNKHIAHDILIPEEHLGGAKPGQVVLTEIIEQPTRQRDPIGRISQIIGDHMAPGMEIEIAIRNFDLPAEWPEAVRAEIDGLSETIPEEAKAGRLDLRQLPLVTIDGEDAQDFDDAVYCERTAKGWKLYVAIADVSYYVRPGTALDEEAKKRGTSVYFPDRVIPMLPEILSNGLCSLKPEEDRLCMVCEMVIGMDGRILRSRFSPGVMHSHARLTYTEVARLVVEGDKGLRRKYRPLLPHLEELHALYRVLRRAREERGAMDFDTQESRIIFGEGKKIERIVPLVRNDAHRLIEECMLAANTAAARYLARRKIPHLVRIHEGPSAEKLADLRAFLGRLGLSLGGGDRPEPKDYCRLMDQIAGRADEHLIQTVLLRSMAQALYSPEKKGHFGLALDAYAHFTSPIRRYPDLLVHRALRHCLEGRPRAEYPYSNNDMVLLGEHCSFTERRADEATRDVVAWLKCEYMQDKLGEEFAGVISAVTPFGFFVELKDVYIEGLVHVSNLGKDYFHYDPVGLRLQGERTGTTYQLGDSVRVVVARVDLDERKIDLELVKEEARSARRPRKKRRRA from the coding sequence ATGGCCAAAGAATACAAATTGAAAGACCCCTTTGCCGAACGGGAAGCGGAAAAATACGCGCGTCCCATCCCCAGTCGGGAGCTGATTCTCCAAGTCATGAAGGAACACGCCGTTCCTTTGAAGCTGGAAGAATTGGCGGACCTTTTGGGCGTCGACGAGGAAGAGGATCGGGAATCCCTGCGACGGCGCCTCAACGCCATGGAGCGCGACGGTCAGCTGTTGAAAAACCGTCGCGATCGCTACTGCATCGTCAACCAAACTGACCTGATCGCCGGGCGGGTGATCGGTCATGCCGACGGCTTCGGTTTCTTGCGCCCCGACGAGGGGGGCGAGGACCTTTATCTCTCCTCCAGGGAAATGCGCGCCCTCATGCACGACGATCGGGCGCTGGTCTGCGTGCGCGGAATCGACCGGCGGGGCCGCCGCGAAGGCGGCTTGGTCCAGGTTCTGGAGCGCAATACCCATCGGCTGGTCGGCCGGCTTTATCAAGAACGGGGGATTTCCTTCGTAGTCCCCGACAACAAGCACATCGCCCACGACATCCTCATCCCCGAGGAACACCTCGGCGGGGCTAAGCCCGGGCAGGTGGTGCTCACCGAGATCATCGAGCAACCCACCCGCCAGCGTGATCCCATCGGCCGGATCAGCCAGATCATCGGCGATCACATGGCGCCCGGGATGGAGATCGAGATCGCCATCCGCAACTTCGATCTGCCCGCTGAATGGCCGGAGGCGGTGCGGGCGGAGATCGACGGCCTGAGTGAAACGATTCCCGAGGAAGCCAAGGCCGGTCGCCTGGACCTGCGCCAGCTGCCCCTGGTCACAATCGATGGTGAGGATGCCCAGGACTTCGATGACGCCGTCTATTGCGAGCGCACGGCCAAGGGCTGGAAACTGTACGTCGCCATCGCCGACGTATCCTATTACGTCCGCCCGGGCACTGCCCTCGACGAGGAGGCTAAGAAGAGGGGCACTTCGGTGTACTTCCCCGACCGGGTGATCCCCATGCTGCCGGAAATTCTCTCCAACGGCCTGTGCTCGCTCAAGCCCGAGGAAGATCGCCTGTGCATGGTCTGCGAGATGGTGATCGGCATGGATGGGCGCATCCTCCGCTCCCGCTTTTCCCCGGGGGTGATGCATTCCCACGCCCGCCTCACCTACACCGAGGTGGCGCGGCTGGTGGTGGAAGGCGACAAGGGGCTGCGGCGAAAATACCGCCCTCTGCTTCCCCATCTGGAAGAGCTGCACGCCTTGTATCGAGTGCTGCGGCGCGCCCGCGAGGAGCGCGGGGCGATGGATTTCGATACCCAGGAGTCCCGCATCATCTTTGGCGAAGGCAAGAAGATCGAAAGGATCGTCCCCTTGGTGCGCAACGATGCCCATCGCTTGATCGAGGAGTGCATGCTGGCCGCCAATACCGCGGCCGCCCGTTACCTGGCGCGCCGCAAGATTCCCCACCTGGTGCGCATCCATGAAGGGCCGAGTGCGGAAAAGCTGGCGGATCTTCGGGCCTTCCTCGGCCGTTTGGGGCTTTCGCTGGGGGGCGGAGACCGGCCCGAACCCAAGGATTATTGCCGACTCATGGACCAGATCGCCGGCCGGGCGGACGAGCACCTGATCCAGACCGTGCTGCTGCGGTCCATGGCGCAAGCGCTGTACAGCCCCGAGAAAAAGGGCCATTTCGGGTTGGCCTTGGATGCTTACGCCCATTTCACCTCGCCGATTCGGCGTTACCCGGATCTCCTGGTGCACCGCGCCCTGCGACACTGCCTGGAGGGTAGGCCGAGGGCGGAATATCCTTATTCCAACAACGACATGGTGCTGCTGGGAGAGCACTGTTCCTTCACCGAGCGGCGCGCCGACGAGGCCACCCGCGACGTGGTGGCTTGGCTGAAGTGCGAGTACATGCAGGACAAACTCGGCGAGGAATTCGCCGGGGTCATCTCGGCGGTGACGCCGTTCGGCTTTTTCGTCGAGCTGAAAGACGTCTATATCGAAGGTCTGGTCCATGTGTCCAATCTCGGCAAGGACTATTTCCACTACGATCCGGTAGGGCTTCGCCTCCAGGGGGAGCGGACCGGAACGACCTACCAGCTGGGCGACAGCGTGCGGGTCGTGGTGGCACGGGTGGATCTGGACGAGCGCAAGATCGACTTGGAGCTGGTCAAGGAGGAGGCCCGCAGCGCCCGCCGCCCGCGCAAGAAACGCCGGAGGGCTTGA
- the rlmB gene encoding 23S rRNA (guanosine(2251)-2'-O)-methyltransferase RlmB translates to MARRRVAGVHAAESAVEHSPERIVTAWIDPRRRDPRLAAIAQKLEALGVWVQSAAQQRLDELAEGGRHQGVVLELAASGERSEQDLQEALGSPGEWPLFLVLDQVQDPHNLGACLRTAAAAGAQGVVVTRDRSVGLTSTVARVASGAAEIVPVYRVVNLARVLRWFRDSGLWVVGTAAEAEQSLYAADLTGPLAIVVGAEGKGLRRLTRDSCDLLVKIPLAGGVESLNLSVAAGIVLFEAVRQRGARRAQGRAVAG, encoded by the coding sequence ATGGCCCGACGTCGCGTGGCCGGCGTGCACGCGGCCGAGTCCGCCGTCGAACATAGCCCGGAGCGGATCGTGACCGCCTGGATCGATCCGCGCCGAAGGGACCCACGCCTAGCGGCGATCGCCCAGAAACTGGAAGCGCTGGGCGTGTGGGTCCAAAGCGCCGCCCAACAGCGGCTCGATGAGCTCGCCGAAGGCGGTCGGCACCAGGGGGTGGTGCTGGAGCTGGCCGCCTCGGGCGAGCGGTCGGAACAGGACCTGCAAGAGGCGCTGGGCAGTCCCGGGGAGTGGCCCCTGTTCTTGGTGTTGGATCAGGTTCAAGATCCCCATAACCTAGGGGCCTGTCTGCGTACCGCGGCGGCGGCCGGCGCCCAGGGCGTGGTGGTGACCCGGGATCGGTCCGTGGGCCTGACCTCGACGGTGGCCCGGGTGGCCTCGGGCGCAGCCGAGATCGTGCCGGTTTACCGGGTGGTCAACCTGGCGCGGGTGTTGCGTTGGTTTCGGGACAGCGGGTTATGGGTGGTCGGCACCGCCGCCGAGGCAGAGCAGTCGCTGTACGCCGCCGACCTAACCGGGCCGCTGGCCATCGTCGTGGGCGCGGAAGGAAAGGGCTTGCGGCGCTTGACCCGGGACAGCTGCGATCTGCTGGTTAAGATTCCCCTGGCCGGGGGGGTGGAAAGCCTGAATCTTTCCGTGGCCGCCGGCATCGTGTTGTTCGAAGCGGTGCGCCAGCGGGGCGCCCGCCGGGCTCAAGGCAGGGCCGTCGCCGGCTGA
- the hflK gene encoding FtsH protease activity modulator HflK encodes MSWNEPGSNKKDPWSGRDQQETPPDLEELMRGLQERIHRIFGKGLPGTGGANAPAKTIGLIVTVVLVLWGLTGIYLVDEGSRGVVTRFGRYIETTMPGLHWHIPAPIDKVEIVNVEQQRFMEIGYRSGGRQQSLGSVPKEALMLTQDENIIDIRLAVQYQIKDAKAYLFNVAEPDVTLKEVIESAQRAVIGKSTMDFVLTEGRGQIADNIKSEVQHILDQYQTGLRVTNVSLVDAQPPEQVQSAFEDAIKAREDEQRLKNDAEAYRNEVVPKARGAAARLLEESEAYKQKAISKAEGEAARFRQLLAEYEKAPEVTRERLYLDAMQEVFEQTGTVLVDVKRGNNVIYLPVDRLGKSPASASQVRDADTPPVGQELSESGARNVRSTTARGREGRGQ; translated from the coding sequence ATGTCCTGGAACGAGCCGGGCAGCAATAAAAAAGATCCCTGGAGCGGCCGTGATCAACAGGAAACCCCGCCAGATCTCGAGGAATTGATGCGGGGTTTACAAGAAAGGATTCATCGAATTTTCGGTAAGGGCCTTCCCGGCACCGGGGGGGCGAATGCTCCCGCCAAGACCATCGGCTTGATCGTCACCGTTGTTCTCGTACTGTGGGGACTGACGGGAATTTATTTGGTCGACGAAGGCAGCCGCGGTGTGGTCACTCGGTTTGGTCGATACATAGAAACCACCATGCCGGGGCTGCATTGGCATATCCCCGCCCCCATAGATAAGGTCGAAATCGTAAACGTGGAACAGCAGCGCTTTATGGAAATAGGCTATCGATCAGGAGGCCGTCAGCAGTCGCTAGGTTCGGTACCTAAGGAGGCGCTGATGCTTACCCAAGATGAAAACATCATCGATATCCGCCTGGCGGTACAATATCAAATAAAGGACGCAAAGGCCTATTTATTCAACGTCGCGGAACCGGATGTCACCTTGAAGGAGGTCATCGAGAGCGCTCAGCGTGCGGTGATCGGCAAGAGCACCATGGATTTTGTCTTGACCGAGGGGCGTGGGCAGATCGCCGATAATATCAAATCGGAAGTCCAGCATATTCTCGACCAATATCAAACCGGTCTTCGGGTTACCAATGTGAGCTTAGTGGACGCCCAACCGCCGGAGCAGGTGCAAAGCGCCTTCGAAGATGCCATTAAGGCGAGAGAAGATGAGCAGCGACTCAAGAATGACGCCGAAGCCTACCGGAACGAGGTCGTGCCGAAAGCCCGCGGGGCGGCCGCGCGCCTGTTGGAGGAATCGGAAGCCTATAAGCAAAAGGCGATATCCAAGGCCGAAGGCGAGGCGGCACGGTTCCGACAGTTGCTGGCGGAATATGAAAAGGCCCCGGAGGTGACCCGGGAACGCCTGTATCTTGACGCGATGCAGGAAGTGTTCGAACAGACGGGAACGGTGTTAGTGGATGTGAAGCGGGGGAATAACGTGATCTATTTGCCGGTGGACAGACTGGGAAAATCGCCGGCATCCGCTAGCCAGGTTAGGGACGCAGACACCCCTCCGGTAGGCCAGGAGCTTTCCGAATCGGGGGCGCGGAATGTCCGTTCCACGACCGCCCGTGGCCGCGAAGGACGGGGGCAGTGA
- the hflX gene encoding ribosome rescue GTPase HflX, translating to MPRRRVKGEKPLLFERPKSGERAILVDVTVSEDTGSLEELRELAISAGLHPVAMVTGRRQAPDPRYFLGKGKLDELLQTRKAEQADRVVFNQPLTPSQERNLEAELGIRVIDRTGLILEIFAQRAQSFEGKLQVELAQLRHISARLVRGWSHLERQKGGIGLRGPGETQLETDKRLLRRRIAHIEQKLKKVEQRRDQGRLSRKCAQVPVIGMVGYTNAGKSTLFNALTGATVQVADQLFATLDPTLRRMRINSTLTVVVADTVGFIRALPHELVAAFKSTLREAAEADLLLHVVDVSDDRVEETMAEVENVLGNIGADRVPRIQVFNKIDKCPGMSPRIAGSAADIPKRVWLSAKTGAGIPLLMQAITEHFMGGMVRRKFHLAAGEASLRARLHGVGRVLREESDGAGGWYLEVEVPQGNTVRLRSP from the coding sequence GTGCCAAGACGACGGGTCAAGGGGGAAAAGCCGCTTTTGTTTGAGCGTCCGAAGTCCGGTGAACGGGCGATCTTGGTTGACGTGACGGTGTCGGAAGACACCGGCTCCCTAGAGGAACTTCGAGAATTGGCGATTTCCGCTGGTCTCCATCCGGTTGCCATGGTGACTGGGCGGAGACAAGCCCCGGATCCCCGTTACTTTCTGGGCAAAGGTAAACTCGATGAGTTGTTACAAACCCGAAAAGCCGAGCAAGCCGACCGGGTAGTATTCAATCAGCCTCTCACGCCTAGCCAGGAGCGAAATCTGGAAGCCGAGCTCGGCATCCGAGTGATCGACCGCACCGGCTTAATACTGGAAATCTTCGCTCAACGTGCCCAATCCTTCGAAGGCAAGCTTCAAGTGGAACTTGCCCAGTTACGGCATATTTCCGCGCGCCTCGTCCGGGGATGGAGCCACTTGGAGCGACAAAAGGGCGGTATTGGCTTGCGAGGGCCCGGCGAAACCCAGTTGGAGACCGATAAGCGGCTGCTTAGGCGACGTATCGCCCATATTGAGCAAAAACTCAAAAAGGTGGAGCAGCGGCGCGATCAGGGGAGGTTATCCAGAAAATGCGCGCAAGTTCCCGTCATAGGAATGGTGGGTTACACCAATGCCGGCAAGTCGACGCTGTTCAACGCCTTGACCGGTGCTACTGTGCAAGTGGCGGACCAGCTGTTTGCAACCTTGGATCCCACCTTACGGCGGATGCGGATTAACTCCACACTGACGGTCGTTGTGGCCGATACCGTCGGGTTCATCCGGGCGCTTCCCCATGAATTGGTGGCAGCCTTCAAATCCACTCTTCGCGAGGCCGCAGAGGCCGATTTGTTGCTTCACGTGGTAGATGTTTCCGACGACCGTGTCGAGGAAACCATGGCGGAAGTGGAGAACGTGCTCGGGAACATTGGCGCCGATCGGGTCCCTAGAATTCAGGTCTTCAACAAGATCGATAAATGCCCCGGAATGTCTCCGCGGATCGCTGGCAGTGCGGCTGATATTCCGAAACGAGTCTGGCTTTCGGCCAAAACCGGGGCCGGTATACCATTACTCATGCAAGCCATTACCGAACATTTTATGGGGGGTATGGTGCGGCGTAAATTCCACCTCGCCGCAGGCGAGGCCTCGCTGCGGGCCCGGCTCCACGGCGTTGGGCGAGTGCTTCGCGAAGAAAGCGACGGCGCTGGCGGGTGGTATCTAGAAGTCGAGGTACCGCAGGGAAACACGGTACGGCTACGAAGCCCATAG
- the hflC gene encoding protease modulator HflC, which yields MDNKTVIGMTLAGLALVVAGMAVFTVSETEKAILLEFRKIVRTDFEPGLHFKLPYQQVKKFDDRILTLESKPERFLTSEKKNVIVDWFVKWQIDDVAKFYTSVAGDKTQANIRLDQVTKDALRNEFSKRTIRELVSSERDQIQEVLTGIVNPAVENLGIHVIDVRVMRVDLPEEVSTSVYRRMEAERARVAREFRSRGAEAAERIRAEADKQRELLLAEAYKTAEIRRGEGDARAAEIYAQAYGKNREFFQFNRRLMAYRQAFKGQNDLIVLEPDSEFFQYFTKPK from the coding sequence ATGGATAACAAAACTGTTATTGGGATGACGCTGGCCGGTTTGGCGCTGGTCGTCGCTGGTATGGCGGTATTTACCGTTTCAGAAACGGAAAAGGCGATTTTGCTGGAATTCAGAAAAATCGTACGTACGGATTTCGAGCCCGGCTTACACTTCAAGCTTCCCTATCAGCAGGTAAAAAAATTCGACGATAGAATTCTTACCTTAGAATCCAAACCGGAGCGTTTCCTGACCTCCGAGAAGAAAAACGTCATCGTCGACTGGTTTGTGAAATGGCAGATCGACGATGTAGCGAAATTCTATACCTCGGTAGCGGGTGACAAGACCCAAGCCAATATTCGGCTCGACCAAGTGACCAAGGATGCTCTGCGCAACGAGTTCAGCAAAAGGACCATTCGGGAGCTGGTATCGTCCGAGCGGGACCAAATCCAGGAAGTGTTGACCGGTATCGTGAATCCGGCGGTGGAGAATCTAGGCATCCATGTGATCGATGTGCGCGTCATGCGGGTCGACTTACCGGAGGAGGTCAGTACCTCGGTATATCGGCGCATGGAGGCGGAACGGGCGCGGGTAGCCCGGGAATTCCGCTCCCGGGGAGCGGAGGCGGCGGAGCGCATTCGCGCCGAGGCGGATAAACAGCGGGAACTGTTGCTGGCCGAGGCCTACAAGACTGCGGAGATTCGCCGGGGCGAAGGGGATGCGCGGGCGGCTGAGATCTATGCCCAGGCGTATGGTAAAAATCGCGAGTTTTTCCAGTTTAACCGCCGCTTGATGGCCTATCGGCAGGCCTTCAAGGGTCAAAACGACCTGATCGTGTTGGAGCCTGATTCGGAATTTTTCCAGTACTTCACGAAGCCCAAGTGA
- the mtnA gene encoding S-methyl-5-thioribose-1-phosphate isomerase: protein MLSLDDSPGGQDSVRALQWCEQGLRVLDQRRLPAALEYQTCRTAREVAEAIALMRVRGAPAIGIAAAYGVVLAARDRYQDHPGRWKEAVEADLAELARSRPTAVNLFWALDRMRGEIQKAEGDPVAALLQAARAIHDEDVAANRRMGELGADWLAGAEGVLTHCNTGSLATGGYGTALGVIRSARRRGLTAIFATETRPWRQGARLTLWELEQDGIPATLVADSAAAYLMKAGRVQWVVVGADRIAANGDTANKIGTYALAVAARYHGVGFMVVAPTSTIDWRTASGDAIRIEERDPGELLDDHFLRPDSPIAAWNPVFDITPAALIDVIVTERGAIPRPDAAAMGAFRSALAAGPNPAPG from the coding sequence ATGCTATCCCTAGACGACTCCCCTGGCGGCCAGGACAGCGTACGGGCGCTACAGTGGTGCGAGCAAGGCCTGCGCGTGTTGGATCAGCGCAGGCTGCCCGCCGCCTTGGAATATCAGACCTGCCGCACGGCGCGCGAAGTGGCCGAGGCCATCGCCCTGATGCGGGTGCGGGGCGCACCGGCGATCGGCATCGCCGCTGCCTACGGTGTGGTGTTAGCGGCACGTGACCGGTACCAGGACCACCCCGGGCGCTGGAAGGAGGCGGTGGAAGCCGATTTGGCGGAACTGGCCCGGTCGCGCCCGACGGCGGTCAATTTGTTCTGGGCTCTGGATCGCATGCGGGGTGAGATCCAAAAGGCCGAAGGCGATCCGGTCGCGGCCCTGTTGCAGGCAGCGCGCGCGATCCACGACGAGGACGTGGCCGCCAACCGCCGCATGGGCGAGCTGGGAGCGGATTGGCTGGCGGGCGCGGAGGGCGTGCTCACCCATTGCAATACCGGGTCCCTCGCCACCGGCGGGTACGGTACCGCCTTGGGGGTCATTCGCAGCGCCCGGCGCCGGGGTCTGACGGCCATCTTCGCCACCGAGACCCGGCCGTGGCGGCAGGGCGCGCGGCTGACGCTGTGGGAGCTGGAGCAGGACGGCATTCCCGCCACGCTGGTGGCCGATTCCGCCGCGGCTTATCTGATGAAGGCCGGCCGGGTACAGTGGGTGGTGGTGGGTGCCGACCGCATCGCGGCAAACGGCGACACCGCCAACAAGATCGGCACCTATGCCCTGGCCGTGGCGGCCCGGTACCATGGGGTCGGATTCATGGTGGTGGCGCCGACCTCCACCATCGATTGGCGCACCGCCTCGGGCGACGCCATCCGCATCGAAGAACGCGATCCCGGGGAGCTGCTGGACGACCACTTTCTCCGCCCGGACAGCCCCATCGCGGCGTGGAATCCGGTATTCGACATCACGCCTGCGGCCTTGATCGACGTCATCGTCACCGAGCGGGGCGCCATCCCCCGGCCGGATGCGGCGGCCATGGGGGCGTTCCGCAGTGCCCTCGCGGCGGGGCCGAACCCAGCGCCCGGATGA